A stretch of Pomacea canaliculata isolate SZHN2017 linkage group LG6, ASM307304v1, whole genome shotgun sequence DNA encodes these proteins:
- the LOC112567147 gene encoding cytochrome P450 2J6-like, whose translation MTALLEILDINTGLAVGVAVLSLLWWFSVRRPAGAPPGPWLAVPLLGHLLLMMKKDPREQFTVWRRQYGDVLSLYLGSQLVVVLNGYKVIKQALVQNADAFSDRPHSYVNEIITDSKGVIDTSGAVWKDQRKVSLDILRELGMGKNVLAVKVQEEIKEYIRVISESQGQPLDLRHWTQASVSNNICSIVFGKRFEYDDDVFRNYLRLVDVVVNDWGAGAALTVMPFLRYLPGDCLNLKRVVDNMKNVLYGFVKPFVDEHYRRSDEGTVDDFIGAYIREIHHHRNSQSGSPHINNVNLLKTTFDVFIGGSEAVPATILWTLVYFLHHPDVQDKCYEEIHRVVGTERAPTIQDRPQLVYMEAVIMEVLRCVNPVALPLPHATKCDVDFGGYTIPKGTVVIANLYSVMRDPEIFGDPDRFRPERFIGEDGKLWRPEEFIPFSVGRRNCMGEALARMELFLYLSTMVQHFQFLPPETGELPPLQGVLGVTYRPAPFKVRAVPRMCSAKETLEEK comes from the exons ATGACAGCTCTACTGGAAATCCTCGACATCAACACAGGCCTTGCTGTAGGCGTTGccgtgttgtcgttgttgtggtggttttcCGTCAGACGACCTGCAGGTGCACCTCCAGGACCTTGGCTGGCTGTACCACTGCTGGGtcacctgctgctgatgatgaagaaagatcCTCGGGAGCAGTTCACAGTATGGCGGCGACAGTACGGTGACGTGTTGAGTCTGTACCTGGGCagccagctggtggtggtgctcaacGGCTACAAGGTCATCAAGCAAGCGCTGGTACAAAATGCCGACGCCTTCTCCGACAGGCCTCATAGTTATGTTAATGAAATAATAACCGACAGCAAAG GCGTTATTGACACCTCTGGTGCTGTGTGGAAAGACCAAAGAAAAGTTTCTCTGGATATCCTACGTGAGCTAGGGATGGGCAAAAACGTCCTGGCGGTAAAGGTCCAAGAAGAGATCAAAGAGTACATCAGGGTCATATCCGAGAGCCAAGGTCAGCCACTCGATCTGAGACACTGGACCCAAGCCAGCGTGTCCAACAACATCTGCTCCATTGTCTTTGGCAAACGCTTCGAGTATGACGACGATGTCTTTAGAAATTATCTGCGGCTGGTGGATGTCGTTGTTAACGACTGGGGAGCGGGTGCCGCACTCACTGTCATGCCTTTCCTACGATACCTGCCTGGAGATTGCCTTAACTTGAAACGGGTTGTGGACAACATGAAGAATGTGCTGTATGGGTTTGTCAAACCTTTTGTAGACGAGCACTACCGCAGGTCTGACGAGGGCACAGTGGACGACTTTATTGGCGCctacatcagagaaatacatcatcatcgtaACAGTCAGTCAGGATCACCTCACATCAACA ATGTTAATCTCCTTAAGACAACCTTCGACGTATTTATAGGCGGCTCGGAGGCGGTCCCTGCAACTATCCTCTGGACTCTGGTTTActtccttcaccaccctgacgtgCAGGACAAGTGCTACGAGGAGATCCACAGAGTTGTCGGTACAGAGCGAGCGCCCACCATACAGGATAGACCGCAGTTAGTTTACATGGAGGCTGTCATCATGGAGGTTCTTCGCTGCGTCAACCCTGTGGCACTACCTTTGCCGCATGCCACCAAATGTGACGTAGATTTTGGCGGATACACGATCCCTAAGGGCACTGTAGTCATCGCAAACCTGTATTCTGTGATGAGAGATCCAGAAATCTTTGGTGACCCCGACAGATTCCGACCTGAACGTTTCATTGGAGAGGACGGCAAACTGTGGAGACCAGAAGAGTTCATTCCCTTCTCTGTGG GTCGGCGCAATTGCATGGGTGAGGCGCTTGCCAGAATGGAATTATTTCTATATCTGTCAACAATGGTACAACACTTCCAATTCCTGCCTCCCGAAACTGGAGAGCTTCCACCATTGCAAGGTGTGCTGGGAGTAACCTATCGTCCTGCGCCTTTCAAGGTTCGTGCTGTGCCTAGGATGTGTTCCGCAAAAGAAACACTTGAAGAAAAATAG